In Globicephala melas chromosome 20, mGloMel1.2, whole genome shotgun sequence, the genomic window CATCACCTTAAGGAAAATATGAACACTGTGCCTAACGGGCATCCTGAAGACAAAACTCACCAACAACCTACACAGCCCCCCACAAATTGCTAACATTCCCAGTTCGTTTAAAAGCTGCTCCCTGGAGTgcattatttattatatgtgCATTGCATTCCAGCGTGCCTCCTGTAACTTGAATCTGCTCCTTGGTCTTCACACTCAGTGGGAATCTACCAACATTTCCTGGCCCTCATTTGCTTATCTGGAACTTGGGTTGGTGCCAAAGTCCCACTGGTGTTTCCctgtttattttttggaagagccgTCTTTTCCTTGGTTCTCACCTCCACTGCACCCATCACTGCCCCTGTTCAGGGGTTTCCCAAGGACACGGGCTCAGAGGCCAACAGAGTGTCCAGGTGGCGAGAGGGTCTGGGAGCCAGAAGCTCCCACACTTACCAGAGCGCTCGGAGCCGGTGCGCTGGAAGGAACTGGGCGGGGGAGGCCGTGTGGCCACCCCTCCCTGGAGGTGGGCCCTGAGCTGCAGGGTGGAGACGGTGCCAGCCTGCCTGTGGGTGAGGGGTGCTCGGACACCCGAGCAGGCGTCTCCCAGCTGACGAATCTCCCCCTCCGCAGCGGACTGACGCACGAGGCCCACAGGAAGGAGGTAGAGCAGGTGTACCTGCGCTGCTCCGCGGGCACTGTCGAGTGGATGTACCCGACCGGTGCGCTCATCGTGAACCTGCGGCCCAACACCTTCTCGCCCTCCCGGCACCTGACTCTGTGCATCAAGCCCCTCAGGGGCTCGTCCGGGGCCaatatttatttggaaaagaCTGGAGAACTGAAACTGCTGGTGCGGGACGGGGACCTCGGGCCCGGCCAGGCCCCGTGCTTCAGCTTCGAGCAGGGCGGCCTGTTCGTGGAGGCGACACCCCAGCAGGACATCAGCAGGAGGACCACGGGCTTCCAGTACGAGCTGACCAGCCGGCATGCGGGGCCAGACCTGCACACCCTGTCAGGTGAGTGTGGTGCCCAGGGTGGGGTGGTGGCCTCAGGGGTCCTCTCTCGTCTCCCAGACCCCCCGAtcatctcccacccccacctcagcACAGCCCCTGAACATGCTGCTCGAGTCCGTGCTTCAGGCCTGGCAGGTCTGCCTGAGGGCGGCCGAGGGGCCCTCCCGGGAGCAGGTGCCCCGTTAGTGCTGTGGGCAGTTTGGACTTGGGACGATGGCCACAGGTCAGAGCAGAGCTGTGACACGGTCCTGGCCCATAATATGCTCTTCTCCCCTGGACCAGTTTTGACTGAGATTTGAAATGGGTGCTGTTACCATCCAAACTGCCCCAGAATCTCTTCTGACACACGAGTTGGCCGAGTGTTTTTGGCGTCGGCTGCAGTCCCTGAAACATTGAGTTTTGGGTGGAAGTTGAGTCTGATTCACGTTCCAGAGCCATGCAGAGCTGGGATGTCCTGAATCGTGAACCATTCCCAGGTTCACAAGCCGTTTTATCTGTGGGTGTCGGTGAGGGCACCGGCACCATGCCATGCAGGGCAGCTGAGTGGCTCTGATGACCTGGGAACCTCAGGTGAGGTACCGGAGGGAGTCTCTGGGTGGCCGAGGGCCGGTGAGTTGGCTTTagattttccttccctttttttgaGGCCAGCAGACAGCTTTGTGGGGCCCTGTGTGGAAGACAGTGTTGGTCTCTGGAAAGTTCTGTGGGCAGAGAGAAGTGTGTGGTCCCAAGAGCTCTCACACAGGGAAAACTCAGGGTCCTGTCTTTTAGATAGGGACAACCAGGCCAGGTGCAACCCTTGCTCCAAGGCACAGATGACCTCGTGGGGTCCGAGCGCATGGGGCGGGGGTCAGCGGGGCTCAGGTGCACCATCTGCTTCAATTCCAGAACTAGTTGGGAGGAAGATGCCTCCCAAGGGGAAGGTGTGAGCTTGGGTAGTGGTGGGGGCAGGTTCCAGGAAGGCTGTTCCTGCGGTGACCAGCCAGGATGGTGGTCAGTGGGGGGCGCTATGGCATTGAGTGTTGGAGGCGAGGCAGGGATGCTGCCCACACCCCATAGTGCATAGGGCAGCCCCACCACAGAGAATGACCTGGCCCCAGGCATCAGCACAGGACACCCCAGCACGAAGAGTGACTTATCCCCAAGTGTCAGCAGTGCTGAGGTGGAAACACCTGGTTTGAGGGCTAGGCCAGCCCCCCCAAATAATATAATTTAGTGAATAAACTCTTCCATTGGAAAAAACCAGACCTACTAGGATTTGAAATGCAGACTTTCTCCTGAGTGGGACTCTGCATCTTATTGTTCTGTGTTCTTGGCTCAGATGAGTTTTCAAAACCTTAAACCTCTCTCAAACTAAACTGGTCTGTTACAGAGCTTCAATGTATGACTGCCCAGGTAggacccctccccccagggcctGACTGCCCAGGTAggacccctccccccagggcctGACTGCCCAGGTAGgacccctccccccccgcccctgtGCCTGCCTGGGTAGGACCCCATCAGGAATGCTGAAAGCTGCCATAAACCCCAGGacttaaataaaactttaaccACAACAGCCTTTATCTTGATCACCAGCGAGTGATCGttggcgggggtggtggggggacgCTAGAGATAAACTCGCGATAAAAACAAAATCTGGAGAAACCCGGTCACCAAATTCGATGTCTCTGGCCATGGTGAGCGTTGGCTGATGGGGCAGATATTAGGGACTTGCTAACATTCCTTTTACTGATTAAAATGTTGACGGGTTGAGGCCATTCGGCTGCTGGTCACATGCTCTGTCCCGCTGGGGCTTTGTTCCACTTTGCTGGGAGGCCGCCACCAGGTTCTTGGAGGCCACGGCATAAGGTGCTTTCCGTGCTGCCCCCTGAGTTCTCCCGTTGGCACAGACCGGCGTCTCTGGTGGAAAATCCACAGTGGGGTCACGACCCGGGGTGACTCAGAGCCTGTGGCTCAGCCCTAGGGACCTGAGACTTTgtttctttccccctccctgggggcagggTCTGTGCTCCCCCAGACCCCAGGTCTACGTTTCCAGGCTAGGGCAGTGAGTGGGTTTGGGAGAGGCCCGTGGGGTCGCAGGGAGAAGGCCCCGTGTGATGGGGTGGGTCGTCTGGCCGGGGCACCACACGGGACACGTGGCTGTGGCTGGATGTTGGGCTGCTGGGGTGCCCTTGATCCCCCAGACATAcgcctgcctggccctggggtgcCTCTTTAAATCTGGGGCTCACGGGGATGCCGGAGACCCTGAGGATGGTGGGGTGTGATTGTCCATCTGCCCGGTGGCCGGGGCGCTGGCCTGGGGCAGCACAGATACAGGGACTGTCAGAACGTGAGACGGGGATGCAAAAGGCTCCTAGGGTCTGGGAGCTGCAGACCCAGCACCGCTCTGTCCTGAAGGAGACAAGGGCAGCAGGGATCAGGGAGGCTGGTGCACCCCTTCTCCCCAGGGATGGGCCCCTAAGCTTTTAATGCCAAAGGAATGGGTACGTAATGTGGAATGCTGGTGCCGGCCATCTGGCATCCGTGACCTCCCCCGGACCAGGCCGGCTCTCAGATGGCAGTGCTCTCCTGTCTGGCCTTGGCTGCAGCGGGGAGACACCAGTGGGGCCGAAGCCCCAGTGTGTGTGCCGTGGAGGTGAGCACATGCCCGTGACCTGACCAGCTGGGGAGGTGGATGAGCCTTCTCCCTCGCTGCTGAATCACGAGTTCCAGTTTGTGCTGATATGAAATTAAAGAGGCACCGCGGGCTGGGATCCCGAAGGAGAGGTGTGCATGAGCCTTGCTCACCTGCCGCAGCTCTGGGCGGTTCCACAGGGAGTGTTTATGGTGAGCATGTCAGCCTCGTGTCCATCATGTTGCATAATTGGCTTCCTCATATGGACTGGGACTCGCCAACAGCCAAGAAGAGGCCAGGACGGAGAGGCAGGCAGATACAGAGGGGCAGGCGGGTGGCAGGGGGACTTCAGCGCCCCGGGGACTCGGGATTTGGCTGCCACGTGGCAGGAAGGGGAGGACctgctcccccaccctccccctcctccgAGGGCCTCGCCAGGCACCTGAGTAACACGGCACTCCTTCCTCTGGCGCTGGAAAAATCTGGCAGGATACAAAAGGCAGGCAAGTGGCCAGATGCAACTCGCTAATGGAAGAAGCTCCAGGCCACACCTGGACTGTGGACCTGGCCAGGCTGTCTGGACCATCCTCCCCAGGGTCCCAGCACACTTGGGGATACAGGCACCACCAGGACCCCCATTGCCCAGTGGGCTGGGGGACGCGTTAGGGTGGCCAAAGAGGGAGGGCGGGGGTGTTACTCGGTCTGGTTCTAGGGGACAGATGCAGACCCCGTCTCTGTGGTTCTCCTGGGGCAGCTCAAGGGGGCCCTGGATTCCAGCATGTTCTTTTACTACTTAGGGGCTGAGAAGCAGGGGCTCACAGGCTTGGCCACATCCACGCTCTGGGGTTTGGGCTCTGTGCAATGCCCACCCAGAGCAGGCCCCCGGCGTGTAGGTGAGGTGGCGGGGGGGGACAGTGGTGTTTTAGACCCACAGCCAGAGGGTTGTGGGGGCAAGAGAACTTGCCCCTGTGCCGGCCGTGAAGGCCCAGAAGTGACTCCCATCGCTGCTCATGGGCGCCGGGTGGGGTGGCCTGGGTCCCACAGTTTCTGACGTGCTTCATCTCGCCATCCCCTTTGAAACCGCTCTGTTGATGAGCCAGGGGCGAATGGTCCCTTTGGGGGGCCTGGGAGGCGCAGACCCCCGCTGCGATCCCACTTGGGCACCTTAGAGTTTAGGGGCGGGCTTGATGGGCCGTGGGGCATAAACAGCAACGTTCAGAAGTGAAAAGAAACTTCGTTATTTCCTGGAAACAGTACAGGAGAGAACTTAATTTTTTCCCTAAGGTTTGTTTAGATTCCTGCACCAGTGCTTTTCCAGCCCCTGTAATCACTGTAAAATTACTTTTCATCTTACCCAGCTCTGGACTCTGGGGGTGGAAGGTGTGACTCCTCTGGCTTCCTcaccaggaggagggagggaagggagtgggTGCGGGCGAGAGAGCTGGTGAGGCTAAGTGTTCCCTGTGCCCGCACGTGGGAGAGGGGGTTTCACAGGTGGCGACCAGCCCTGGCCAGGTCCCACAGGGTCCTCTGGGGTGATGTCAGCCTGTGGCCTGGAGTTGGGGTGAGTGCAGGGTTGTCATGATGATCAGAGGAGGCTCTCTGCTCAGCGAATACCGCTCACATTCCGGCAGCGTTgctccctttcctcccctccctgttAAAATGCTTCATTCACCGCCTGTCGCAGCTGCACTGAAGACCCCAGAGGGTGTCTCACACATCGTGTCCACCCCAGTCATCCTTACCTGGGCAGTCTCACCCGTCAGACCAGCATCCCACCATCTACAAACTTCTCCTGGGCATCGGGCTACCCAGAGCCTGACAGAGGGATGCCGCCCTCCCCACCTGTACCTGCCGCTCTCGCCTGCATCCCTGCTGCAGCCCCCGGCTGGTCTCCCTGACcctgtttttttctacttcattcaGTTCATTTTATGCATGTTCCAGAGTAATCTTCCCAACGTCCACATCCCAGCCCTCCCCTTTCCGAGAACCACAGGCCAGAATTCCACCCGGCCCCTGGGCCGCCCCCTCCCCATCTTCCCCACAAGGAAACAAGATTTGATGTGTCAGAAACCAGCGCATTCCACTCGGCCTCCACGAGCCTAACTCCGATTAATAATTGTTTCCAGATTGCTCCTCTTGGCGTCCACAGCCTGGGTTCTCCACAAAGGTGCCTACACTTCACAAAGCTCAGAGTCATGAGAGAGTCTTGTGGGGGCCTTTGTTAGCTCAGCTGTCAACGGCACGGGCTCGCTGAAGCTTTGGGTGGGAGGGTCAGCAGGCTGCTGACCGCCGGCCCCCAGGCCTACCGGGGTCCTCGTACATCCTGCGTGGGACTGGGCGCGAGTCAGGGCAGGGAGCCCAGGACAAGCTCATGCCACCTTTCTCCCCAGCGGTCAGCTGAGGTCCCGGGGCCTACAACCCACAGAGACCTCGAGGCTCCAGGCCTTGGTGATCATACGCATCCAGGCCTGGGTTTCGACCACGGTCTGTGGCCTGGGCCTGTCTCAGCTTCTAAAGAGCTTGTGTGGACCTTGCCTCCCGTTCACCCGCGCTTGGAGTTCGCATGGCCTGGTTCCGAGGCCCCAGGCGGGGGCCTCTGACCCGGTGGGCACTGGGGGAGCCGCCAGGACGGGAAGTCTCCCCACTGCCGCGGGCCCCTCGGCACACAGGCTGGAATAAAACGCCGCCTCTTGTGGGATGTGAGGCTCCCCGATGTCTGCGGGGCTGTGCTCCCCCTTTTCTTCACTCTGGGGTCTCTGTCAGGCCCTGCGTGGGCAGGAGGCCCCCAGCGGGTTAGAGGTGGGGGACCCCCAGTTGGCCACCCTCTTTTTTACGAAAGGCCTTGAGGCTGGGGGTCCACACTCGTGACAAAAAGCCACAGGTGGGCAGAAGGCTCCGGAtttggagctggggagggaggtgctCCGTGCTCTCAGATGCTCCAGAGGCGTCCGACAGGCTGTTCTTGTTctgcagcttctcctttttcCTGATAACTTAGCAGAAGTGCCCGTGAGTCATGCCCTCGCTGGACTAGACTGGGGCATGTCCATCTACCCCCGCCTGGGGGCAGGACGGGAGGGCTGGTGCTCTGGGTGCTCATGTCCATCCCCGAGGGGTCCCAGGACACCAGAGACTCCCCCACACATATTCCAGGTCCCGGAGGCCCCTCCTGTTCCCTGTGCATCTCCCTGTCTCCTCGAGGGCCCCCGCGTCACTGCAGCCCCTGGGCAGGTGACAACTCAGCCAGTTTCGGGGGCTTCGAGGGCAGCTGGCCAGGTGTGCTGACAGTTGTAGGTTCATCCAGGCCCAGTGAGTGCCAATCCTGGGGACTTTGCGGGGCCTTCAgaacatgaaaaggcagagggcaacTTGTCCTAGTGAGAGTTCACGCCTAACGTTTCTGTTGTTAGGGAATTTGGGCCCAACCCTAGAAACTAGAAATAGGTGAGGAAACGTGCAACATCAGAGCCAAATAATAAACTTGTGTCTCCCCAAATCCACCGCTGAGTTACGAGTGCCACAGTCCTGGGGAGTCCCCAGAGCCTCGAGGTGTCTGTCTCCCCCCAGCCCTTCTGGAGGCCTTACGCCAGTCTGAGGCAGTAGGTGAAGGTGGGGTGAGAGCTGTACCGGGGGGCAGAGGTCCACCAAGAAGGACTGGTTTGTCTGGAGTAATCAGCCCCCACCCAGGTCTGGGGAGTCTCAGAGGGGATCCTGTGAACTGGGCTTGCTGTGAAAGGTGTCTGGAGGTGTTTGGAGGTGACCACCTGGCCCTGTTGGTCAGACGAGGACCCCACAGCTGAAGCAGGTGGACGTGCCCCTCATGCCCACCAGTGCCTTTAGCAGGGTCACCTGGTCCTTCTGGGCAGTGCCTTGACCCCTGTGGAATCCTGGTGGCAGATGGGGCCGTGGGGGCAGGCAGTGGGAGTGGGAGGCCCTGGCATTTGGGGGCCTGGCCACAGAGGCTGAGTGAGGCTCTCGGACAGGCTGGTGTCAGGGACGTGGCCTCAGATCAGCTCGGGTTGGTTTTGGCGCCGAAGAGCCATTTACCCATGAGCCCAGGGGCTGTTTGCCCGGCACGACTACAGTAATGAGCTAAGTGTGATCAAACACAAAACCGCACTTTCCCTCCGTTTTCACGCCATTGCAGGTGGCCCAGGTGAGCCTGGGGCCCCTGGAAAcgtttccccatctgtgcagCCGAGGTCGAGGCCCCGCCTGCTCTTGGCACCCTGGTTTCAGAGGTGTGGGGCCTGGACAGTTGCTCCCGACGTCAGAGGACTTATGTCGTGTGGTCTACATGCCGTGGGCGGGAGGGTCCCATGTTCATGCACTGGCCCCGCCtgaccctcttctctccccacagCCCCGTGCCGCCCTTGCAGCCACACTGAGGTGCTCCTGGCTGTCTGTACCAGTGACTTTGGTGAGTGTGCTGGCGGTTCCCGCCACGTGGGGGAACTAAACCCTCTGGGGGGAGGAGACTCTGCTGAAGATCCTGGGCTTGGCCCCTCTTCCATCACTGATTGCAGTCACAGGAAAAGGCCTTCCTTTCTGCTCCTTAGAGTGACCCCAGCCCGAGAAGGGACCTGTGTGCAGGGCGGGGAGAGAGCTGGGAATTCCTATTTAAGGTGGGAATTCCTATTCGAGGTGATACTGAGCATTTTCCTACTTGGCGTGTGAGTCTAAGTCCTGGCTCTAGCCTCTCCTCAGTGCCCTGCCTGCCTCCAGGTCCCCTGTAGGCACCACAGCAGGCATTGGAGGCCCTGGTAGGGCCAGGGTCGGGATCAGGGACTCAGCCGCCTGCTTGTGACGTTGGCACAAACGCTCTCGAGTTAAGGGTGGCAGCATTCAGGGCGAGTTCGATGGAGCCGGCCCAGCGGGACCTGGCTCTGAGCGCCCCCAGGCTCCCAGGGCAGTTGGGTGGTGGAAGTACAAGCCTTTCTCCTCGCTGGCCCTGCACAGAGGGGATCTGGGGCCGGGCGGTGTCCCCGAACTTGTGCCTGCTCTGCCCTTctccacccttctccctcccatcaccttcctcccctgtAAGCTTCACCGTTTCTGTCTGATCTTGATACGGAACCGCGGCAGATCTTGAGTATTAACTGCAGTGACTTTTCTTGTTTTAACTTGAAAACTTGGTGCACGACGTGattcatatcttctatttttctCCACTTCTGTGGCTGGCCCTTGGTAGAAAAGCATCTCTGCCCAAGACGGTGTGAGTGGCGGGGACGACCCCTAGGCAACCTCTTGTGTGTGGATTGTGGTTTTTAGTGAAAATTTCTGGAAGGCAGAGTTCAGGGTCAGCTCCCGGTTCtgctgctgggggtgggaggttgGTGCGTGCTGTCTGCTTGGCGAGCACCCTGCTGACCGCTGACCCTCCCCCCATCTCCTTCCTCTGCAGTCGTCCGAGGCTCCATCCAGGATGTCACCCATGAGCCGGCGCAGCAAGAGTCAGCCATCCACCTGCACGTGAGCCGGCTCTACCGGCAGAAGAGCAGGGTCTTCCGGCCGGCCTCAGAGGGCGAGGGTGGCGGCTGGCGGGGGCGCGTCTCCACGCTGCTGGAGTGCGGCGTCCGGCCTGGGCGCGGTGAGTTTCTCTTCACCGGCCACATGCACTTTGGGGAGGCCTGGCTCGGCTGCGCCCCGCGCTTCAAGGATTTCCAAAGGATGTACAGGGACGCTGAGGAGAGGGGGCTGAACCCCTGCGAGATAGGCACAGAGTGACCGCTGGGTGACCGCTGCCGCAGCGATGGATACGCACACTGGGGTGGGTGCCTGGCGCTCCAGCTGGGGAGGTACACGCTGGTTCTGGCCAAGGACTCCCTGGTGGATTGACTGGAGATGCTGTAACATGCCAACtaagttattatattttttttaaaaaagaaatgttcataGGAAGCAAACTCTTGTGTCGTAAAATGCCTTCGTGTGCCGTTGCGTACTGTTTTCTGAGCATCTGCAGTCACTGCATTTGGCTGGTGTGTTGGGTGAAGTGTGAGGGCCGTGGCCCACAGCCGATACCCGACACCAGGCTTGGGTACCACTCAACGTTGTTTCTTATGATGGAAATTTATGGGGCCAAATACCTatggttttttcattttgtttttgctttttaaagaatgaaCTTTGCCAGCCATGGTCATTTGGGGGCTGCAGGCTGTTTCCATTCCAGGGAATAAAGACCAGCCTCTGACGGATCAATGGCGCGTCTGTCTTCGGCCCTGGTCAGTGGTGTGTGGCACTTACCTAGGGGCCCACGTCAGGGCTTCTCCAAGGGAGCCCCACGGCCCTGGCGTTAGGGACCTTTCACACTGGGCCGAACTATAAGTGAGGCTGTTACCCCCACGCTCGGCCTCTACCAGAGGTACCCCCCGCGTTCCTGGTggaccacccccatccccttcaGCATCTGCCCTCCTCCTTCCTGTTAACCTAGATCTTGCCCTTCGACCTCAGCTTCCCCCAAATGCCCGAGCACAGGGCAAGTGTCTAGATACCCAGGGCCTGATCTGGGCCCCATATCCTCAAGGATGAGTCAGTGTCCTGCAGCTGCCGGAACAAATGACCACAACCCaggagcttaaacaacagacacttattctctcatggttctggagaccagaagtccaaaatcaagggcCACGCTCCCTCCAAAAGCTCCAGGTGGAgacccttccttgtctcttccagcttctggtgttgCCAACAGTCCTTGGTCCTCGGCCTGTGGACACGTCGCAGTCTCTGCCGTCCTTTGGCTTTCTTCTCTCTGAGTGTCTGTCCACATTTCCCTCCTCTCTCACATCCACCAATCACTGGATCGAGGCCCACCGTGATCCAGTAAGACCTCATCTTAATCACGCCTGCAAAGACCCcgtttccaaataagttcacattcacaGGTCCTGGATAGATAGGAATTTTGGGAGTCACTGTTCATCCCAGTACAGGTGTTGCTGGGGTGTCATGTAATCAGACCTGAGCCTGCGATTCCTCCCAGGCAGCTGCTGAGATGAACGGACCTGGGAGAGGCTGACACCGGTCAGTGAACACCAAGCCAACTGCACCGAAAAGTCAGGCACACATGGGGAGAGGCTGTATGCTGGCTCAGGTGTGCCCTGGCTCAGGTGTGAGCTGACATAGATGTGCCCTGGCTCAGGCATGTACCAGCTGAGGTGTGCACCAACTCTGGCATGCCCTGCCTCAGGTGTGCGCTGGCTCAGGTCTGTGGGCTCCTGCAGGTCACAACAAGAAGCAGGTGCTCAATACCTGCACAAGAAGAAGCAGGGTGATGACCTGAAGCAACAGGGTTGGTGACAGGCACAGGTCCTACTGTGGCTAATGACTGTGATGCTTTATGCCAAAAGGATGCCTGTGACAGCAGCAGACGTGCCCGGCCCACGGTCGGGGAGGAGCTGACCCGCTCCTGGGTTTGTGCTTTGGGTTTCCTGGGCTGGTTGGGCACGCGGGTGCTGCAGAACCAGACTGTCGGGTTTCGGGGCTGGTGTCCCTCCTCATGTCGGTACAGGGACGCAGGGATCTGCCCCAGGAGGATCCGGGACCTTGACCCCACGTGCTGATGTCCGGTGGACAGCAACGTTCCCTCCATGTGAGGCAGAAGCTTTGTGGGAAGCGCCTGGGGGTGGAGGTCTCTTGGTGAGAGTCTGGAGGGAGAGCAGGGCTTGTCGGACACGGTGAGGAGAGGTGGCGCTGAGAGTCCGGCCCTGCAGGTGGGGGCCTGGTGCCGGCACGCGGAGCTCCCTCTCCTTGGCCGAGCAGAACTCCCGCAGCAGCCCAGGGCCACTGGGTGTTGGGGAGGAGCCGGAAAGGTCACCATTTCTGAGGGGGCACAGAGCCCCTACCTCCCTCCGACCATGCCTTCCTGCTGCCTAGAGCCCCCTTTGGGGTCTGAGGCCCCTCCATGCCCCCGCCCACTCTCTGACACACCGTGGAGCCCTGAGGGGCCACGCCAGGCGCTCGGAGGGTCTCCGGAAGGTCCTTCGGGCTGACTGGCAGCTCTGCCGTGCGGTCTCGGCCCAGTGCCTCTGTCTTGGCTCCGGGCAGCCCCGGCCACTCTGGGGATGGAGCTGCCAgccctcctctgtggctccatcCAGAGGTCGAAGGGGAGGCGTGTAGGAGCCCTGAGTCCCGGCCAGTATGCCCGGGTCCCACCTTCTTCCTGCTAAGCTGTGCCCCACACCCGCACCCTCTGTGCCCACTCCCTCCCATCCTGAGCAACCTGCACAGGTTGGCCAAGGCCCTGGAACCGCCCAGAAACACCTCCTCCTGGCAAGCCCTAAGGGGTGTCCTTATTCTCTCGGCCTCTGCAGCATTGGACATGCTCGTTCAGGCCCGTCCAACGACGTCAAGATCAGGAAACACTTTCTGAGCCATTCGGCTGTCATGGCATCTGTGGGCAGCTCTTCTGCTTCCTGACGACTGCCCTGTGCCGAGGGTGCTTTCTTCTCCTCTCTATCCCGTGCTGTCCCAGAGACATACGTGGGACCCCGGCCCTGGCCCCCTCCTCCTGCTCATCTGGGCTCCCTGAGGGCTCAGGCCCCTGCACCTCCATGCAAGGGGGCCACTCACCTCTCCCCCAACCCGACTGCCTGGGGAGTCAGGCTGACCCTGCCGCCTCCAGCTGGGGGCTGCTCATCGTGCCGCAGACCTCATTTCCAGCACCACGGTAACTGTCCGGAGGAGCTGGGGTGGGATGGACCACAGGTGTAAGGGCCATGTGCCACCAGGGGCTGGCCAGGACCCACACCCGCTCGTGTGACCCGCTGGGACCCAGGGGAACCTCAAGACTGTGGCATGTAGGTGTCCCTGTCCCGGCCTCTTGTGGCCAGCTGGCCCCAGGCAAGGGCCCTGGTGGATGTCCCAGGCCAGACTGGCTGGCCTGACACGCGCCCCGTCTCTGTGAGCCTCCTCTTTGCTGGGCAAGAAAGGGGCCTTGAGTCAGATGTACCTGCAGGGCTTTCCCTCCAGCTCCagcaccaggaccctgccccgGGGGGAGCTGGGCGACTGTCAGGATGTAAACACACGGATGCTGAATCACACTGAGGTGGCGACTAGTCCAGAGGGAAAAGAAGGGCAGAGACGGGTCTGGGGTGCAGAATCTGGGCAGGTGGGGGTGGCTGAACTGCAGTTTTAACCATGGTGTTCGAGGTGGGGTTTGAGCCAGCCCTTGAGGAAGTCAGGAGCTGGTATGTGGGAAGAGAAAACAggctgtgcaaaggccctggggtggaggggtggggggacagggacAGGGATGGTGCACCAAGTGACCTTTCCCCTTGCTTTCTGCCTCCTGTCAGCACTGAGAAAACAACTCAAGTGTTGGAGGAACAATTGGCATTCAGCTCCCTGACGTCTGGGCCATGTTTCCACGTATGTGGTCCATATCCTGTCTGTCATCTTCACCCACTGTGGACGGCAGACTAATGGCTCCCAAAGATGTCCTCATCCgaatccctggagcctgtgaatatgttacctacATGGCAAAGGGGAGTTAAAGCCACAGATGGAACTAAGATTGCTAATGAGATGGGGACATTATTCTGGTGGGCCTAATGTCATCACAGGGGTCCTTAAAAGAACCCTTGTAAGGAAGAcgaggcaggagagagagaaccagagagatgCGATGTGGGGACTCGACAGTCGGTGCTGGCCGTGGAGGTAGAGGAAGGGCCTCCAGAGGGAACCAGCCCCGCCGACACTCGAGAACCAGGCGATGATAAACTTGTGTTGTTTTTTAGCCACAGTAAGTTTGTGGGAATTTGTTACAACATCTACAGGAGACAAACCACCCAGGTGCCTTCTTACCTGGGGTCAAGGGGACTTGGTAGGGCGCCTGGGCAGCCTGGGTGCTTGTGAATTCCCCCTAAAGTTGTGCGTAGAATGCTGTTATGCATCTACCTGCAGTTCATAACTTTCATCTGAATCTCAGAGTTA contains:
- the METRNL gene encoding meteorin-like protein; the encoded protein is MRGAARAAGGRTGQLWPRPPAPGPGPPPLLLLLAVLLGGAGAQYSSDLCSWKGSGLTHEAHRKEVEQVYLRCSAGTVEWMYPTGALIVNLRPNTFSPSRHLTLCIKPLRGSSGANIYLEKTGELKLLVRDGDLGPGQAPCFSFEQGGLFVEATPQQDISRRTTGFQYELTSRHAGPDLHTLSAPCRPCSHTEVLLAVCTSDFVVRGSIQDVTHEPAQQESAIHLHVSRLYRQKSRVFRPASEGEGGGWRGRVSTLLECGVRPGRGEFLFTGHMHFGEAWLGCAPRFKDFQRMYRDAEERGLNPCEIGTE